The Zalophus californianus isolate mZalCal1 chromosome 8, mZalCal1.pri.v2, whole genome shotgun sequence genome has a segment encoding these proteins:
- the FAM178B gene encoding protein FAM178B isoform X5 has translation MLDQQETLPLWQEKAQLSSLSQLLSLMRPSSLRQYLGSETLPPCQGQQPKASAELDRKACYLCHSLLMLAGVVVSCQDITPDQWGELQLLCMQLDRHISTHIRESPQAMHRTRLKDLAAQTYIRWQELLAHCQPQAQYFSPWKD, from the exons ATGCTGGACCAGCAAGAGACGCTCCCTCTCTGGCAAGAGAAAGCCCAG ctGTCTTCGCTCAGCCAGCTGCTGAGCCTCATGAGGCCATCATCTCTCAGGCAGTACCTGGGCTCTGAGACCTTGCCACCGTGCCAGGGGCAACAGCCAAAGGCCAGTGCTGAGCTCGACCGCAAG GCCTGCTACCTGTGCCACAGCCTGCTGATGCTGGCCGGGGTGGTGGTCAGCTGCCAGGACATTACTCCAGACCAATGG GGAGAACTGCAGCTGCTCTGTATGCAGTTGGACCGTCACATCAGCACCCATATCCGGGAGAGCCCGCAGGCCATGCACCGGACCAGACTCAAGGACCTAGCTGCCCAGACCTACATCCGTTGGCAGGAGCTGCTGGCCCATTGCCAGCCCCAG GCCCAGTACTTCAGCCCCTGGAAAGACTAG